In a genomic window of Pelotomaculum thermopropionicum SI:
- a CDS encoding membrane protein (containing SLH domain) produces MRKFLVLFVVLPLLIALPAGAALAKPGNVKASGERARIEAESRGGLLGGDVKASSERARIETENRGVLKGLKQRLGALNSKEGENQVRFSDVKEHWAKSSINKMSAIGLFNGYGDGTFRPDDPITGAEAVALVMRMADVDEPEEDIDTGDAPDWAKKSVQKAVYKGVININRFHSQVQASRAQTAVMVAKALNLSPVDTAGIPFEDGVLISPEDAGYIMALYQAGIIKGTPDGRFNPNSSITRAEMAVIMERIVSQQQDESQTNAEGGTGGVQTSNEETAGSGAMTQTGDAEQAGENTQTSGTQ; encoded by the coding sequence ATGAGGAAATTTCTGGTGCTGTTTGTTGTGCTGCCGCTCCTGATCGCGCTCCCTGCCGGCGCGGCCCTGGCTAAGCCTGGAAACGTAAAGGCTTCTGGCGAAAGGGCGAGAATTGAGGCAGAAAGCCGCGGCGGCCTGCTCGGGGGAGATGTAAAAGCTTCCAGCGAAAGGGCGAGAATTGAAACAGAGAACCGCGGTGTGCTGAAGGGGCTCAAACAAAGGCTGGGTGCTTTAAACAGCAAGGAAGGGGAGAATCAGGTCAGATTTTCAGATGTTAAAGAACACTGGGCAAAGTCATCCATTAATAAAATGTCTGCAATTGGTTTATTTAACGGGTACGGCGACGGGACATTCCGCCCCGACGATCCGATAACCGGAGCGGAAGCAGTCGCCCTGGTTATGCGGATGGCCGATGTTGACGAACCGGAAGAAGACATCGACACCGGTGACGCGCCGGACTGGGCAAAGAAATCAGTCCAAAAAGCTGTGTATAAGGGAGTAATCAATATCAACCGTTTCCACTCCCAGGTACAGGCAAGCAGGGCTCAAACAGCCGTTATGGTAGCAAAAGCGTTAAACCTGTCACCGGTTGATACCGCCGGCATTCCCTTCGAAGATGGCGTACTGATTTCCCCAGAGGATGCCGGGTATATTATGGCCCTTTACCAGGCCGGAATTATAAAAGGGACGCCGGATGGCCGGTTTAATCCCAACAGCTCCATTACAAGGGCTGAAATGGCAGTCATTATGGAAAGAATAGTATCCCAGCAGCAGGATGAGAGTCAGACTAATGCGGAGGGCGGCACCGGCGGGGTGCAGACTTCAAATGAGGAGACTGCCGGCAGCGGCGCAATGACGCAGACCGGTGATGCGGAACAAGCGGGTGAGAACACCCAGACAAGTGGAACACAATGA
- the SIR2 gene encoding NAD-dependent protein deacetylases (SIR2 family) — translation MEDREKFKKAAEAIKNAKAVVITAGAGMGVDSGLPDFRGDKGFWKAYPLYERLGISFVEAANPAHFAFDPAFGWGFYGHRASLYRETAPHAGFQLLLDWIGRFGLDYFVATSNVDGHFQKAGFSGEKIYEVHGSIHYLQCLTPCSEEIWENNESIPVDHSTMRAQYIPKCPRCGAAARPNILMFGDFSWLSGRTDRQGARFRDFLHRHQEDRMAVIEIGAGTAVPTIRRLSEHLGSRRGATVIRINPREPQIGFPHLSLACGALEGLRGIDSFLEGKT, via the coding sequence ATGGAAGATCGGGAAAAGTTTAAAAAAGCAGCGGAGGCAATTAAAAACGCAAAAGCCGTGGTTATCACCGCCGGGGCGGGAATGGGGGTCGACTCCGGGCTGCCGGACTTTCGCGGCGACAAGGGGTTCTGGAAGGCTTACCCACTGTACGAACGCCTGGGCATCAGCTTTGTCGAAGCCGCCAATCCCGCCCATTTTGCCTTTGACCCGGCTTTCGGCTGGGGCTTTTACGGCCACCGCGCCAGCCTGTACCGCGAGACGGCTCCCCACGCGGGGTTTCAGCTGCTGCTTGACTGGATTGGGCGCTTTGGCCTGGACTACTTCGTGGCCACCTCCAACGTGGACGGCCACTTCCAAAAGGCCGGCTTTTCCGGAGAAAAGATATATGAAGTGCACGGCTCGATCCATTACCTGCAGTGCCTGACGCCGTGCAGCGAGGAAATCTGGGAAAACAACGAATCCATCCCGGTTGACCACTCCACCATGCGGGCGCAGTACATTCCAAAATGTCCCCGCTGCGGCGCCGCCGCCAGGCCGAACATACTGATGTTCGGCGACTTCTCCTGGCTCAGCGGGCGCACCGACCGTCAGGGGGCACGGTTCAGGGATTTTTTGCACCGCCACCAAGAAGACAGGATGGCGGTCATTGAAATAGGAGCCGGCACCGCCGTTCCCACCATCCGCAGGCTGAGCGAGCACCTGGGCAGCCGGCGCGGCGCCACGGTAATCCGGATCAACCCGCGGGAACCGCAAATCGGCTTTCCCCACCTCTCCCTCGCCTGCGGAGCGCTTGAAGGACTGCGCGGGATTGACTCTTTCTTAGAAGGTAAAACGTAA
- the KamA gene encoding lysine 2,3-aminomutase, with amino-acid sequence MSIPVVEQRWRFSDEEKRAIALMRAAELKDKISDYLEKKDLIKTGFDFQETALRNKERLLKYFNSTESDWEDWRWQMSHRISDSGALAELFGFNEMQCAQIKRVGMRYRWAISPYYASLMEGDIEHDPIRLQSVPSIEELNETGHPDPMAEELTSPAPCVTRRYPDRLIINVTNKCAMYCRHCQRRRNIGEVDRHSPHESLVAALEYIRKNREIRDVLITGGDALLLSDSKIDWLLSELDKIKHVEIKRLGTRAIVTLPQRITPELCDVLKKHPPIYVNTQFNHPREVTPESKQACDMLAEAGVVLGNQAVLLKGVNNDPHVMKKLNQELLKIMVRPYYIFHAKPVKGTLHFITAVDEGISIMEKLRGYTSGLAVPTYIINAPNGYGKTPVLPCYVLGNNGDKIKLRTWENRVLEYSFLPGGE; translated from the coding sequence ATGTCAATACCTGTTGTTGAGCAGAGGTGGAGATTCAGCGACGAGGAAAAAAGGGCTATCGCTCTCATGAGGGCAGCGGAACTGAAGGACAAGATTAGCGACTACCTTGAAAAGAAGGACTTAATAAAGACCGGTTTTGACTTTCAGGAAACAGCCTTGCGAAACAAAGAGCGGCTTTTAAAATATTTTAACTCAACTGAAAGTGACTGGGAGGACTGGCGCTGGCAGATGTCCCACCGGATCAGTGATAGTGGCGCTCTGGCTGAACTATTCGGTTTTAATGAAATGCAATGCGCCCAGATAAAGAGGGTGGGGATGCGTTACCGCTGGGCAATTTCCCCTTATTATGCCTCTTTAATGGAAGGGGACATTGAACATGACCCAATCAGGCTGCAATCTGTGCCTTCCATCGAAGAATTGAACGAAACCGGTCACCCCGATCCCATGGCGGAGGAACTTACGTCGCCCGCCCCCTGCGTCACCAGGCGTTACCCCGACCGCCTGATCATCAACGTCACCAATAAGTGCGCCATGTACTGCCGTCACTGCCAGAGGCGCAGAAACATCGGGGAGGTCGACAGACACAGCCCGCATGAGAGCCTGGTGGCAGCGCTGGAATATATCCGTAAAAACAGGGAAATACGCGACGTTTTAATTACTGGCGGCGATGCGCTGCTGTTAAGTGACAGTAAAATAGATTGGCTGCTAAGTGAACTGGATAAAATCAAACACGTAGAGATAAAGCGGCTCGGGACCAGGGCTATTGTCACGCTGCCGCAGCGGATTACCCCGGAACTTTGCGATGTGCTGAAAAAACACCCACCCATCTATGTCAATACTCAGTTCAATCACCCGCGAGAGGTTACGCCTGAGAGCAAGCAGGCCTGCGACATGCTGGCCGAGGCCGGTGTGGTGCTGGGAAACCAGGCCGTACTTTTGAAAGGTGTGAACAATGATCCACACGTAATGAAAAAACTAAACCAGGAACTTTTAAAGATCATGGTCCGGCCCTATTATATTTTTCATGCCAAGCCGGTAAAGGGAACACTTCATTTTATCACGGCAGTGGACGAGGGCATATCGATCATGGAAAAACTGCGCGGTTACACTTCTGGCCTGGCAGTACCGACCTATATCATTAACGCTCCCAACGGCTACGGAAAGACTCCCGTCCTGCCCTGTTATGTACTGGGCAATAATGGCGATAAGATTAAACTGCGGACATGGGAAAACAGGGTGCTGGAATACTCTTTTTTACCCGGAGGTGAATAA
- the RfaG gene encoding glycosyltransferase, which produces MVFPGKVMLISVHGDPLARLGGIQSGGQNVYVREMARALDSMGIQVDVFTHWSDPGLPRSEPLGRKSRVIRLTGGSKGFHSKHQMFGMLPMFVKELIQHVGNPCHYAVIHSNYWLSGWVGLQLQKILRIPRIHTSHSLGTVRKDAIGTKGNEPLAVRLRVEREVLKKADRVIATTPFEEKILKKHYFVPNDNISVVPCGVNTELFRPLKNSKLDRRFSDQERKTVLFVGRFEENKGLGVLLKSFKILKEKYPLTAARTRLVIAGGDCLELPLNALSAEKKQYLKFIGENRISELVEFAGPLKHEDLLAYYNDASITVVPSYYESFGLVAVEAMACGCPVIASRTGGLRHNVIHGKTGLLVEPKSPEELASAINFLLTDEKARKQMSAEAAIHGKRFSWLKVASQISGIYREVTGWKEKYDPKSQDISWLQI; this is translated from the coding sequence ATGGTATTTCCGGGTAAAGTGATGTTAATCTCCGTCCACGGTGATCCCCTGGCCAGGCTGGGAGGCATCCAGTCGGGCGGGCAAAACGTTTACGTAAGGGAAATGGCGCGGGCGCTGGATTCAATGGGTATACAGGTGGATGTTTTCACCCACTGGTCGGATCCCGGGTTGCCGCGGAGCGAACCTCTCGGCAGGAAATCCAGAGTAATCAGGCTCACTGGAGGCTCTAAAGGGTTCCACTCAAAACACCAAATGTTTGGGATGCTTCCCATGTTTGTGAAGGAACTTATCCAGCATGTGGGGAACCCGTGCCATTATGCTGTAATCCATAGCAATTACTGGCTATCCGGCTGGGTTGGCCTGCAATTGCAAAAGATCCTGAGAATACCTCGTATCCATACGTCACACTCTCTCGGTACCGTCAGGAAAGACGCCATAGGTACTAAGGGCAATGAACCGTTAGCAGTTCGGCTGCGTGTTGAAAGGGAAGTTCTGAAGAAGGCAGACCGGGTGATAGCCACTACTCCTTTTGAAGAAAAAATTTTAAAAAAACATTACTTCGTGCCAAATGATAATATTAGCGTGGTGCCCTGCGGTGTAAACACTGAATTATTCAGGCCACTAAAAAATTCAAAACTAGATCGCAGGTTTTCGGATCAAGAAAGAAAGACCGTCCTTTTTGTAGGGCGTTTCGAGGAAAATAAAGGTTTAGGGGTATTACTAAAATCCTTTAAAATTCTAAAGGAAAAATACCCGCTAACGGCAGCAAGGACCCGCCTGGTCATTGCCGGAGGCGACTGCCTGGAACTGCCTTTAAACGCATTAAGCGCTGAAAAAAAACAATATCTGAAGTTTATCGGGGAAAACAGAATTTCCGAACTGGTGGAGTTTGCCGGTCCGTTAAAACACGAAGATTTATTGGCTTACTACAACGACGCAAGTATTACCGTCGTCCCTTCCTATTACGAATCCTTCGGGCTTGTGGCTGTGGAAGCTATGGCCTGCGGGTGCCCGGTAATTGCTTCGCGGACTGGCGGCTTAAGGCACAATGTCATTCACGGAAAGACCGGCCTTCTGGTAGAACCAAAAAGTCCTGAGGAACTGGCATCGGCGATTAATTTCCTTCTGACAGATGAAAAAGCCAGAAAACAGATGTCAGCTGAAGCCGCAATTCATGGGAAACGATTTTCATGGCTAAAGGTAGCTTCCCAAATATCCGGCATATACAGGGAGGTGACCGGATGGAAAGAAAAGTACGACCCAAAAAGCCAAGACATATCCTGGCTACAGATTTAG
- the Cof gene encoding predicted hydrolase (HAD superfamily) has translation MERKVRPKKPRHILATDLDGTLVGNRMALAEFNRYMLKNISNFLLVYVTGRTFSSAWRLILEENLLFPDVLITDVGTEIYLSPRFKHDPIWEKKMSSSWDAGKIRAVIDNVGGLHSQEIYPRFRLAYCTDKAAFKDIALKLSLAVEMAKLPVRVVPSMGHIIDIIPKDAGKGPALCYVREMYSIKKEHTFVCGDSGNDLSMFLRGFKGIVVGNARPELKQAIKLKSREVYFSKSFYASGILEGLKKYGMV, from the coding sequence ATGGAAAGAAAAGTACGACCCAAAAAGCCAAGACATATCCTGGCTACAGATTTAGACGGTACCCTGGTAGGCAACCGGATGGCATTGGCGGAATTTAACAGGTATATGTTAAAAAATATAAGTAATTTTCTACTCGTCTATGTTACTGGAAGGACATTTTCTTCTGCCTGGCGGCTTATTTTAGAGGAAAACCTTCTTTTCCCGGATGTGCTGATTACGGATGTCGGCACGGAAATTTACCTTAGTCCCCGTTTTAAACACGACCCTATATGGGAGAAAAAAATGTCATCATCATGGGATGCCGGGAAAATCAGGGCAGTAATAGATAATGTGGGGGGCCTGCATTCGCAGGAAATATACCCAAGATTCCGGCTTGCTTACTGTACTGATAAGGCTGCCTTTAAAGACATTGCTTTAAAATTAAGTCTGGCGGTAGAAATGGCTAAACTACCGGTTAGGGTCGTACCTTCAATGGGACATATTATCGATATTATCCCTAAGGACGCAGGCAAAGGGCCCGCCCTCTGTTATGTCCGGGAAATGTATTCTATTAAAAAGGAACATACCTTTGTATGCGGCGACAGCGGTAACGACCTGTCTATGTTTTTGAGAGGATTTAAAGGAATTGTGGTCGGCAACGCCCGGCCTGAGTTAAAACAAGCAATAAAACTCAAATCAAGGGAAGTTTACTTTTCAAAATCATTTTATGCGTCAGGGATACTTGAAGGTCTGAAAAAGTACGGCATGGTTTGA
- the MscS gene encoding small-conductance mechanosensitive channel: MLLNIMSPTAQNAVIASLIFLFFLFLSKIFTTHVFHLVLKIFSKTNTEFDEKILLSFERPLRVFFVAFGIYAALLYLPFDAGLQLLITKFFRSVIIVLTTWGLYNLQDVHSIFFKKIQEKLNVQIDKILFPFISKFLRVVTIFFAFTIIAQEWDYDINGLIAGLGLGGLAFALAAKDALANIFGGMVIILDKPFSIGDWIKTPSVEGTVEDINFRSTKIRTFAQALVTVPNSTLANESITNWSRMGKRRITFYLGVTYNTPRKKLEKCISEIRTMLENHPEIHKETIIVRFEEFGESSLNIFLYFFTVTTAWGEYLRVKEDVNYKIMEILEREEVSVAFPSRSIYFETPLPGEAKDSQHNIKERIN; this comes from the coding sequence TTGTTATTAAATATAATGTCTCCCACAGCTCAAAATGCCGTTATTGCATCTTTAATATTCTTATTCTTTTTGTTTTTGAGTAAAATTTTTACAACACACGTCTTTCACCTGGTATTAAAAATATTTTCTAAAACAAATACCGAATTTGATGAAAAAATACTGCTGTCTTTTGAACGCCCCTTACGGGTCTTTTTCGTGGCCTTTGGAATTTATGCCGCGCTATTGTACTTGCCGTTTGACGCGGGGCTGCAACTACTTATCACAAAGTTTTTCCGTTCCGTAATCATAGTTTTAACAACATGGGGACTTTATAACCTGCAGGACGTACATTCCATATTTTTTAAAAAGATACAGGAAAAATTAAACGTCCAGATCGATAAAATATTGTTTCCCTTCATATCTAAATTTTTAAGAGTCGTAACTATATTTTTTGCATTTACCATTATTGCCCAGGAGTGGGACTACGATATTAACGGTTTGATAGCCGGCCTCGGCCTGGGAGGGCTGGCTTTTGCCCTGGCCGCCAAGGATGCCCTGGCCAATATTTTCGGCGGGATGGTAATTATTCTTGATAAACCTTTTTCCATAGGTGATTGGATTAAAACCCCAAGCGTGGAGGGAACCGTGGAGGATATAAACTTCAGGAGTACAAAGATAAGGACTTTTGCCCAGGCGTTGGTGACAGTACCAAATTCCACCCTGGCCAATGAATCCATAACCAACTGGTCGAGAATGGGTAAGCGACGGATAACTTTTTACCTGGGGGTTACGTACAACACACCAAGAAAAAAACTAGAAAAGTGCATATCTGAAATAAGGACAATGCTGGAGAATCACCCGGAAATTCACAAAGAAACCATCATCGTGAGGTTCGAAGAATTCGGTGAAAGCAGCCTTAATATATTTTTATATTTTTTTACGGTTACAACAGCATGGGGGGAATATCTGAGAGTAAAAGAAGATGTTAATTATAAAATAATGGAAATACTGGAGAGGGAGGAAGTCTCAGTAGCATTTCCCAGCAGGAGTATTTATTTCGAGACCCCTTTGCCCGGTGAGGCGAAAGACAGCCAGCACAACATCAAGGAACGAATTAACTGA
- a CDS encoding hypothetical protein (containing partial COG0218, predicted GTPase) — protein MDIGFGYLKEKVLNELEAVDFYAHQRESLHLAAYVKEVREKLRQDRFNLVVLGEFKRGKTTFLNALLGAEILPTAVVPLTSIITEIRYGEILKCKVCFLHGGTKEIELSEVAGYVTEEGNPGNEKKVKLVQLEYPSPYLKEGVVLIDTPGVGSVYQNNTHETYNYLPKVDAAIFMLSSDQPLSQAECDFLKTIKQYSTKTFFVLNKIDYLEDKDRQKALDFARKILKEKAGFENVDVIPLSAKMALEGKLEGDEKKLSGSNIQEFTRTLEQFLLAEKGAAMLIAACSKGINTADELLMGIELEIKTLVTPLEELRSKTSLFDKMAGKLCQEKQDTKYIFQGELDKVYHVLEEEITRFQKRQSISIENEVDRLYQEKRSLSGRELLKSLETLIESKLKFAFENWEPEVNEKVNVAFEKVVARFTDKANKAIEELLRQSADIFEITVEGFTKMDVLTDDSKLYYIFGQEQSMLLPDPVKVGAILLPRFISGPRILKEMKKKVERELDRNCGRLRSDYSDRIYKSAMKFQRTFEEKLSQIIEGTRTVLTRAMDKKQRSEKEVNEVIAMLNKERDQLVNIKARLKTVMEEIKF, from the coding sequence TTGGATATTGGCTTTGGTTACCTGAAAGAGAAGGTTCTCAATGAACTGGAGGCGGTTGATTTTTACGCGCATCAAAGGGAATCTTTGCATCTTGCGGCTTATGTAAAAGAGGTCAGGGAAAAACTCAGACAGGACAGGTTTAACCTTGTGGTCCTTGGGGAGTTTAAGCGGGGAAAGACCACCTTTCTGAACGCTTTGCTTGGTGCCGAGATATTGCCTACTGCCGTTGTTCCACTAACCTCTATAATAACTGAAATCCGGTACGGCGAGATTTTAAAATGCAAGGTATGCTTTTTGCACGGCGGCACAAAGGAGATTGAGCTTTCTGAAGTTGCAGGCTATGTAACCGAGGAAGGCAACCCGGGAAATGAGAAAAAAGTAAAACTTGTTCAATTAGAATATCCTTCACCGTATTTGAAGGAAGGTGTTGTTTTAATTGATACCCCAGGCGTTGGATCAGTCTACCAGAACAACACCCACGAGACATATAATTATCTTCCAAAAGTGGATGCCGCTATTTTCATGCTTTCCTCTGACCAGCCTTTAAGTCAGGCAGAATGTGATTTTTTAAAAACAATAAAACAGTATTCGACTAAAACTTTTTTTGTTCTCAACAAGATAGATTACCTTGAAGATAAGGATAGGCAAAAAGCGCTTGATTTTGCAAGGAAAATTCTAAAAGAGAAAGCAGGATTTGAAAATGTCGATGTCATTCCACTTTCAGCAAAAATGGCATTGGAGGGTAAACTTGAAGGTGATGAGAAAAAATTATCCGGCAGCAATATTCAAGAATTTACAAGAACTTTAGAACAGTTTTTGTTGGCTGAAAAAGGAGCAGCCATGCTGATAGCTGCTTGCTCAAAAGGAATAAATACTGCTGATGAACTTTTGATGGGTATAGAACTGGAAATAAAAACACTGGTGACTCCCCTGGAAGAACTGCGTTCAAAAACCAGTCTCTTCGATAAAATGGCAGGTAAACTCTGCCAGGAAAAGCAGGATACCAAATATATTTTCCAGGGCGAGCTGGATAAGGTCTACCATGTGTTGGAAGAAGAAATAACACGTTTTCAGAAGAGACAAAGCATCTCAATAGAGAATGAAGTCGACAGGCTTTACCAGGAAAAAAGAAGCCTTTCCGGCAGGGAGCTTCTGAAGTCCTTAGAAACTTTAATTGAATCGAAATTAAAATTCGCCTTTGAAAATTGGGAACCTGAAGTTAATGAAAAGGTAAATGTTGCTTTTGAAAAAGTAGTGGCCAGGTTTACTGATAAAGCCAATAAAGCAATTGAGGAGTTGCTGAGGCAATCGGCAGATATCTTTGAAATTACTGTTGAAGGCTTCACAAAGATGGATGTACTTACGGATGATTCAAAGCTCTATTATATTTTCGGACAGGAGCAGTCCATGTTGCTGCCCGATCCTGTGAAAGTTGGTGCGATTTTACTGCCCAGATTTATATCAGGGCCCCGGATCCTGAAGGAAATGAAAAAGAAAGTGGAGCGGGAACTTGACAGGAACTGCGGCAGGCTGAGAAGCGATTACAGCGACCGTATTTATAAAAGCGCCATGAAATTCCAAAGGACCTTTGAGGAAAAACTTTCTCAGATTATTGAGGGCACCAGGACGGTGCTGACCCGGGCAATGGATAAAAAGCAAAGGAGCGAGAAAGAAGTTAATGAGGTTATTGCCATGCTGAACAAAGAAAGAGATCAGCTTGTTAATATTAAGGCGCGTCTTAAAACTGTAATGGAAGAAATCAAATTTTAG
- a CDS encoding predicted archaeal sugar kinases, whose protein sequence is MAVNKVSFIEQKQKIEIGIIGGPFDRITTVLEEFEPGQKNFIVYPEQCGVAPRKVAEVAEREVEVTVPARLHPTVLDMNRFNVSRPGGGGMGIAVGVYLKARVRSTPGPEIVVKGERPLIATHFARVFREILGYKGGFEIELYDHKRRHVGMGSSTGTMCAACIGINEVLGRPFNNRELRRILGYNACEESPRGSRYLIRGFETGMGAMVSIHGGMVLGTDDMEIIYRTALPGTRAIIVIPDVPSLKDEFTGKDTAAESEVELLMRRARYLDYLQCGTKSQIVLLDLLPAMVRGDLKGIGDAMFDLCFLGSKRAECEQHGVWGTHIYNFIGSFRELGAEVAGMSSVGPTVFALTRSGQVQERIMDFLASRQVAPSRIIVTEVDNIGARILENGKERNYQHEGWLSG, encoded by the coding sequence ATGGCCGTAAACAAGGTTTCATTTATTGAACAAAAGCAGAAAATCGAAATTGGCATCATAGGCGGGCCGTTTGACCGGATCACTACTGTCCTGGAGGAGTTTGAGCCGGGCCAGAAAAATTTTATAGTATACCCGGAGCAGTGCGGAGTTGCTCCCAGAAAGGTGGCTGAGGTTGCAGAAAGGGAAGTGGAAGTCACCGTTCCTGCCCGCCTGCATCCCACCGTCCTGGACATGAACCGGTTCAACGTCAGCCGTCCCGGGGGCGGCGGGATGGGGATAGCGGTGGGGGTTTACCTGAAGGCCAGGGTCCGCTCGACACCGGGCCCGGAGATTGTGGTCAAGGGAGAGCGGCCCCTTATCGCTACCCATTTTGCCAGGGTTTTCAGAGAAATCCTTGGGTACAAGGGAGGTTTCGAAATAGAGCTCTACGACCACAAGAGAAGACATGTGGGCATGGGGTCCTCTACCGGTACCATGTGCGCTGCCTGTATCGGGATTAACGAGGTTCTGGGACGCCCGTTCAACAACCGGGAGCTGCGGCGTATACTGGGCTACAACGCCTGTGAGGAAAGCCCCAGGGGCAGCCGCTACCTGATCCGCGGTTTTGAAACCGGCATGGGCGCCATGGTCAGCATACACGGGGGAATGGTGCTGGGCACCGATGACATGGAGATCATTTACCGGACGGCGCTGCCCGGGACCAGGGCGATTATCGTGATACCGGATGTTCCCAGCCTGAAGGACGAGTTTACCGGAAAGGACACCGCCGCCGAGTCGGAGGTGGAGCTGCTGATGCGCCGGGCCAGGTACCTGGACTACCTCCAGTGCGGTACCAAGTCCCAGATAGTTCTTCTAGATTTGCTGCCGGCCATGGTAAGGGGCGACCTGAAAGGAATAGGCGACGCCATGTTCGACCTGTGCTTCCTGGGCTCCAAGCGCGCGGAGTGCGAACAGCACGGGGTGTGGGGAACCCACATTTACAACTTCATCGGGAGCTTCCGCGAGCTGGGGGCGGAAGTTGCCGGCATGAGCTCCGTGGGGCCTACCGTCTTCGCCCTCACCCGGAGCGGGCAGGTGCAGGAAAGGATCATGGACTTCCTGGCTTCCAGGCAGGTGGCGCCAAGCCGGATCATTGTCACCGAGGTGGACAACATTGGGGCCAGGATCCTGGAAAACGGAAAAGAAAGGAATTACCAGCATGAAGGCTGGCTGTCAGGTTAA
- the TrpF gene encoding phosphoribosylanthranilate isomerase — protein sequence MKAGCQVKICGITSIEDARLAAGAGADFIGVVVEIGFSPRSLTVEEAKAVFASAPVPAVALVFEMKPERIEHMVLKLKPFAVQFISPEGPDLAGRLKRLQPRLNIWQSLHLPAKAGSSGVSFDEREVLRRVRQCREAGVDAVLFDTAAVLNGVTRLGGTGQTSNWEVAGRLVKASPLPAFLAGGINPANVRQAVEKVRPYGIDLCSGVEKSPGKKCPVKLKALMESLRQAGGTGNV from the coding sequence ATGAAGGCTGGCTGTCAGGTTAAGATCTGCGGCATAACCAGTATCGAAGACGCCCGGCTGGCTGCCGGGGCGGGCGCCGATTTTATCGGGGTGGTGGTGGAGATCGGCTTTTCCCCGCGCTCTTTGACGGTTGAAGAAGCAAAAGCCGTTTTTGCTTCGGCCCCGGTGCCGGCCGTGGCGCTGGTCTTTGAAATGAAGCCGGAGCGCATTGAGCATATGGTGCTTAAGTTAAAACCTTTTGCGGTGCAGTTCATCAGCCCGGAGGGGCCGGATCTGGCGGGGCGGCTGAAAAGGCTTCAGCCGCGGCTTAACATCTGGCAGTCCCTGCACCTGCCGGCGAAAGCAGGTTCGTCCGGCGTCAGCTTTGATGAAAGGGAAGTGCTGCGCCGGGTCCGGCAGTGCAGGGAAGCTGGGGTGGACGCCGTCTTGTTCGACACCGCGGCTGTGCTAAACGGTGTGACCAGGCTTGGCGGAACGGGGCAAACGAGCAACTGGGAGGTGGCGGGGCGGCTGGTGAAGGCTTCGCCCCTGCCGGCCTTCCTGGCCGGCGGGATCAACCCCGCCAACGTGCGGCAGGCCGTTGAAAAAGTCCGGCCGTACGGGATTGACCTGTGTTCCGGGGTTGAAAAAAGTCCGGGAAAGAAGTGCCCGGTCAAATTAAAGGCTTTGATGGAATCGTTAAGGCAGGCAGGGGGGACGGGAAACGTATGA